Genomic segment of Methanobacterium sp. Maddingley MBC34:
AATTACACCAATATTACTAAAAATCATCGAGTAAACAAAATATTCCACCTAAACTTGGGGGGGGATAAAATTAAATTAGGATTTAATAAATATTTAATATAAGAATTTGATTAAAATAAAAAGAAGGGAAAACATGGGTAACGAAATTCCAGTGGTAATTCTTTGTGGTGGTTTAGGGACGCGTATTAAAGAAGAAACTGAATATCAGCCAAAACCAATGGTAAAAATTGGTAAAACCCCCATTCTTTGGCATATCATGAAAATATATTCTTTTTATGGATATAAAAAATTCATTCTTTGTTTAGGTTATAAAGGTAACATAATAAAAGATTATTTCCTAAACTACGAAATATTGAGTCATGATTTTACAATTGAATTAGGTAATCACCAGTCAATTAAGATGCATGGAAATGAGGATAAACATGATTGGCAAATTACTCTAGCAGATACTGGAGAGAATACATTAAAAGGCGGGCGTATAAAGAGAATAGAAAAATATGTGGATACTGAAAATTTTATGCTAACATATGGGGATGGTTTAGC
This window contains:
- a CDS encoding glucose-1-phosphate cytidylyltransferase (PFAM: Nucleotidyl transferase~TIGRFAM: glucose-1-phosphate cytidylyltransferase), with translation MGNEIPVVILCGGLGTRIKEETEYQPKPMVKIGKTPILWHIMKIYSFYGYKKFILCLGYKGNIIKDYFLNYEILSHDFTIELGNHQSIKMHGNEDKHDWQITLADTGENTLKGGRIKRIEKYVDTENFMLTYGDGLANINIGKLMSFHKDHGCIGTVTGVRPPSRFGEMKINNNQVVSFTEKPQISEGIINGGYFVFNKEIFDYLSPDEKCDFENGPLEQLAEDNELRVYPLKGEWACMDTFRDMQYLNNLWKAGKSFWRVWDK